From Ardenticatenales bacterium:
GATGACTTCGAGATCGCCATCGCCGAAGGCGCCACGCACGTGCGCGTTGGGCGCGCCATCTTCGGCGAACGAGTGCGGCGATAACCATGCTTTCTGCCGTCATCCTTCTGCCTTTTTATCTGTATCCGCGTTCCACTTTTGCAGGGGGCGAGCTTCTAGCTCGCCCTACGTGGTATTCTCGAAGGAGACTTCACCGGCTGCCGCCGACCACCATGAATGAAAATGATATGCCGTCGTAGCCCGATTTTCCCAATCGCCCTACATTTTCAGAGGAGACTTCACCGGCTGCCGCCGACCACCATGAATGAAAATGATATGCCGTCGTAGCCCGATTTTCCCAATCGCCCTACATTTTCAGAGGAGACTTCACCGGCTGCCGCCGACCACCATGAATGAAAATGATGTGCCGTCGTAGCCCGATTTTCCAAATCGGGCGGGCGATTTGGAAAATCGCCCTACATTTTCGAAGGAGTTCCCCATGCTGTACCAAGTCATTAACACTATCTTTTCCCTGATAAGCCTGCTCGTGTTTGTGCGTGTGCTGTTGTCATGGGTGCGGGTTGACCCCTACAACCCGCTCGTGCGTATGCTCTACGAAGTAACTGACCCCATCCTGGTTCCCTTCCAGCGCCTGATTCCCCCGGCGGGGGGGCTTGATTTCAGCCCGATCATTGCCCTGGTGGTGCTGGATTTGCTGCGTCGGCTGCTGCTGAGCCTGGTGTGAGGGTGGCGGCGATGACCACGCACTTTTTGCTCATTCGCCATGCGCAGACGAACTGGAATGTGGCCGGGCGCTGGCAGGGGCAAATGGATGTGCCTCTCAATGAGACGGGGGTGGCGCAGGCGGGGGCGTTGGCCCGGCGTTTGCGCGACTATCCGATCACGGCTGTCTACAGCAGTGATTTGCGGCGGGCGGCGCAGACGGCGCGTGTGGTGGGGCGGGCGCTGGGGGTGTCTGTGGTGTTGGATGTGGCGTGGCGGGAGCGACATGCCGGCATTTTCCACAGCATGACCACCGCCGAACTAGCCGCCCACTATCCCCAGGCCCGGCAAAACGGCCTACTCATGCACCCCCCCGGCGGCGAAAGCCACGCCGACGTCCACCAGCGCGTCATGTGTGCCTACCAAAACCTGCTGCAACGCCACGCGGGGGAGATGATCGCTATCGTCAGCCACGGGGGAACCTTGCGTATGCTCCTGGGGTACGTTCTCGGCGTCCCCCTTGAGAGCTTCGCCCCCTTCGTCCTGCACGGCAACACCGGCCTCAGCCGCATCGAAGTCCGCCCCGACCGTCCCCCCTTCGTCAGTCTCCTCAACGACACGGCTCACCTGGAATTGAGCCTGTAGTCGGCGCCTCAGGGGCCGGCGGGGCAGGGCGGCTTCTCGAAATAATTCACGCGCACGCTCTCGCTCCCCGAATCCACGCGCAAACTCCCCGGATTGTCGCGGCAGGCAGCCCACTTGTACCGAAAAACGGGACCATCCTGCAACAGATCATCGTGATAATACCGATACTCGCCCGTGCCACCATACGCCGTGACCGTCACCTGGGCGACGACGTTGCCATCCGCGTCCGGCGTACCCGTCCACACAATCGCGTAGTTGAACCCTAACGGTCCGGAAACCGTTGGCGTCGGCGTGATTGTGGCCGTGGCCGTCACGGTTGGCGTGGCCGTGACCGTGGGCGCGCCATGCGGCGGCGGCGTGCCCACCGCGCGCGTCTGGATGGGCGTGAAAGTGGGGAGGGGGATCGCCGTGGGGCGTTCGCCCGTCGGCGCGCCGTCTTCCGTGGTCGCCGTGGCCGGCAGCGTGGGGGGCGCGCCTCCCGGCGTCAGCGTGGGCGGGGGCGGCAGCGGCGGCGTCTCATTGCCGCCAATCGGCGC
This genomic window contains:
- a CDS encoding YggT family protein, whose amino-acid sequence is MLYQVINTIFSLISLLVFVRVLLSWVRVDPYNPLVRMLYEVTDPILVPFQRLIPPAGGLDFSPIIALVVLDLLRRLLLSLV
- a CDS encoding histidine phosphatase family protein, whose amino-acid sequence is MTTHFLLIRHAQTNWNVAGRWQGQMDVPLNETGVAQAGALARRLRDYPITAVYSSDLRRAAQTARVVGRALGVSVVLDVAWRERHAGIFHSMTTAELAAHYPQARQNGLLMHPPGGESHADVHQRVMCAYQNLLQRHAGEMIAIVSHGGTLRMLLGYVLGVPLESFAPFVLHGNTGLSRIEVRPDRPPFVSLLNDTAHLELSL